A section of the Deinococcus aerolatus genome encodes:
- a CDS encoding tyrosine-type recombinase/integrase: protein MTLVPYQGDRLAQADIWLGLHDDELRRRAVTAARDRDADTLVSLSLAYLTQHAASGILTSPRTLEAYALGIRQFLVYADTQAVALLRPDRHAPQRYVQAMLAAGRKPAGVQLKVAAAGALYRALRWAGATEADPFRDVRVPRDPTSGIEKRPPYTEDELVEVLEHADPHTTFLIFLMAHAGLRISEALALTWDDIDEVSRRIHVTSGKGRKARRVTMSVRLARAARHFRALYGPGAPEHARYRPSGRAPQYVFRYATQQAARYHLIRVFTAAGVPFRGFHPGRKYAGTRLLQQVKDFGRVAAHLGHASVDTTRRGYARLAADDLKDDLAGW from the coding sequence GTGACCCTGGTCCCGTACCAGGGGGACCGCCTGGCCCAGGCCGACATCTGGCTGGGCCTTCACGACGACGAGCTGCGCCGGCGTGCCGTGACCGCCGCCCGCGACCGGGACGCGGATACCCTGGTGTCCCTGAGCCTGGCGTACCTGACCCAGCACGCGGCGAGCGGCATCCTGACCAGTCCGCGAACGTTGGAGGCGTACGCGCTGGGCATCCGACAGTTTCTGGTGTACGCCGACACCCAGGCGGTGGCGCTGCTGCGGCCCGACCGCCACGCCCCGCAGCGCTACGTTCAGGCCATGCTTGCCGCGGGCCGCAAACCCGCCGGCGTGCAGCTCAAAGTCGCCGCGGCCGGCGCGTTGTACCGCGCGTTGCGCTGGGCCGGAGCCACCGAGGCTGATCCCTTCCGGGACGTGCGGGTGCCCAGGGACCCAACCTCCGGCATCGAGAAGCGGCCGCCGTATACCGAGGATGAACTTGTGGAGGTGCTGGAACACGCTGACCCGCACACCACCTTCCTGATTTTCCTGATGGCGCACGCGGGGCTGCGGATCAGCGAGGCGCTGGCCCTCACCTGGGACGACATTGATGAGGTCAGCCGCCGCATTCACGTCACGTCCGGCAAGGGCCGCAAGGCGAGGCGCGTCACCATGAGCGTGCGGCTGGCCCGCGCCGCGCGGCACTTCCGGGCGCTGTACGGCCCTGGCGCTCCTGAACACGCCCGGTACCGTCCCAGCGGCCGCGCGCCGCAGTATGTCTTCCGCTACGCCACTCAGCAGGCGGCCCGCTACCACCTGATTCGGGTGTTTACGGCTGCGGGCGTTCCATTCCGCGGCTTTCATCCAGGACGCAAGTACGCAGGCACCCGGCTGCTGCAGCAGGTCAAGGATTTCGGGCGGGTGGCCGCACACCTCGGGCACGCCTCGGTGGACACGACCCGCCGGGGCTATGCCCGGCTTGCGGCCGACGACCTCAAGGACGATCTGGCCGGCTGGTAA
- a CDS encoding sensor domain-containing diguanylate cyclase, with product MIGAPRPPDEYARLLDLAHYEILDTPREAAFDRIARLAARLLGTPVAVINLVDQYRQWGKAAVGVADTTAPRHDSFCAWTILNSTPLVIENARSDPRFAHNPMVTGEAGIYMYAGVPLTTPAGHRIGTLCVTDDQPHPLSAADLEALTDLAELVVAELELRLRNLELARELNAQVSRNAELQRGLDHAHVLEGVTGLMDLDLSPEEMTLAASALLGEGLNADYIGLLIFEPQGLRVEVAYHAVQAPPALRSISLQPSEWPGTVTWMVRELARPLYVDDYPGYPGALTGAIDGGVQQIAWLPLGTRGEVTSLLMAIRHVDNPVQRWRGSDRALLEAAGRCVRRALDRQMDMELARQEARRDALTGLLNRRALDQDLPRRRGQPYLLAGVDLDGLKALNDAEGHAQGDRLLQVFARTLKVTVGDAGEVYRLGGDEFVILSDADEDSVQDAVDTAVLAARQVGALLGASVGLAHGHEGDGAALLVLADQRMYAVKHRRQAARAALSGAQDNLLVTR from the coding sequence ATGATCGGTGCGCCCCGCCCTCCTGATGAATACGCCCGGTTGCTGGACCTAGCGCACTACGAGATTCTCGACACGCCCCGCGAGGCCGCCTTTGACCGGATTGCCCGGCTGGCCGCCCGGCTGCTGGGGACCCCGGTGGCGGTGATCAACCTCGTGGACCAGTACCGTCAGTGGGGCAAGGCGGCCGTGGGCGTCGCCGACACCACCGCGCCGCGCCACGACTCGTTCTGCGCCTGGACCATCCTGAATTCCACGCCCCTGGTGATTGAGAACGCCAGGTCTGATCCGCGCTTTGCCCACAATCCGATGGTGACCGGGGAAGCTGGCATCTACATGTACGCGGGCGTGCCGCTGACGACCCCCGCCGGCCACCGCATCGGCACGCTGTGCGTGACAGACGACCAGCCGCATCCGCTGAGCGCGGCGGACCTCGAGGCGCTCACGGACCTGGCTGAACTGGTGGTGGCCGAGCTGGAACTGCGCCTCCGCAATCTGGAGCTGGCCCGTGAACTGAACGCGCAGGTCAGCCGCAACGCTGAGCTGCAGCGGGGTCTGGACCACGCCCATGTGCTGGAGGGTGTGACCGGTCTGATGGACCTGGACCTGTCGCCCGAGGAGATGACGCTGGCCGCCTCGGCCCTGCTGGGCGAGGGACTGAATGCCGACTACATCGGCCTGCTGATCTTCGAGCCCCAGGGGCTGCGGGTGGAAGTGGCGTACCACGCCGTCCAGGCGCCCCCGGCCCTGCGTAGCATTTCCCTTCAGCCGTCCGAATGGCCCGGCACCGTCACCTGGATGGTGCGGGAGCTGGCCCGGCCCCTGTACGTGGACGATTATCCGGGATACCCCGGTGCCCTGACGGGGGCCATTGACGGTGGGGTTCAGCAGATCGCGTGGCTGCCACTGGGCACGCGCGGCGAGGTGACCTCGCTATTGATGGCGATCCGGCACGTGGACAATCCTGTGCAGCGCTGGCGCGGCAGTGACCGGGCGCTGCTGGAGGCGGCAGGACGCTGCGTGCGGCGTGCCCTGGACCGTCAGATGGACATGGAACTGGCCCGCCAGGAGGCCCGGCGAGACGCGTTGACCGGGCTGCTCAACCGCCGTGCGCTGGATCAGGACCTGCCCCGGCGGCGCGGACAGCCTTACCTCCTGGCCGGAGTGGATCTGGACGGACTCAAGGCACTCAACGACGCTGAGGGCCATGCCCAGGGTGACAGGCTGCTGCAGGTGTTTGCCCGCACCCTGAAAGTCACGGTGGGCGACGCCGGCGAGGTCTATCGGCTGGGCGGTGACGAGTTCGTGATTCTCAGCGACGCGGATGAGGACAGCGTCCAGGACGCGGTGGACACGGCGGTGCTGGCTGCGCGGCAGGTGGGCGCCCTGCTTGGCGCCAGCGTCGGGCTCGCACATGGGCACGAGGGCGATGGGGCGGCGCTGCTGGTCCTGGCGGACCAGCGCATGTACGCCGTCAAGCACCGGCGGCAGGCGGCGCGTGCGGCCCTCAGTGGCGCTCAGGATAACCTGCTGGTGACGCGCTGA
- a CDS encoding putative bifunctional diguanylate cyclase/phosphodiesterase, whose translation MNRLVTYLLARSAGEDGWRRILLLALPMAALAFVLGAWLDPLAGQSTPFDRLAYPALALGLIVLELVLWRRPRSTDGVITTVVLASCLFFLGKLIYILYAPPSGHSIQAEMSESFFWIPAVYMLSLFIPSLRLARSVTLVFFAAMTLCSVGYAAVNGWTPQTGGVLFGLTELLLANLTLLSLTQGFIGYKDRLSGIEAQAQVLRRLVHTDLLTGLPSRLRLEGELAGAVGRGEPFTLLFIDVDGFKIVNDTLGHSAGDHVLQEFAARLQSPLAPQDLAARVGGDEFVVVARGGSSARATALAQRLLTELALPFTVSAHQLQLSASIGISVHPEDGQDAATLLRHADAAMYQIKRSGRNGVRRFDAALDEELERTTLLTREFQSALPRGQLSMMYQPIYHLESGELCKVEALLRWTHPEFGAISPSTFIPMAEASGQIMPVGGWVLEQACMQAWRWHQDHGWDGTVTVNVSPVQFAQPNFVDEVRQALLLSGLPARRLELELTEGAVMQHPALVQAALHGLRRLGAEITIDDFGTGYSSLAYLRDLPIGCIKIDRSFIEDLASPRRAPQYAVALITAIVSIARTLDLQVVAEGIETQAQLEAVRGFGCDFAQGYFLARPIEAQRLSELLDSARPGAQPTPSQQLN comes from the coding sequence ATGAACCGGCTCGTTACGTATTTACTGGCACGTTCGGCCGGAGAGGATGGGTGGCGGCGCATCCTCCTGCTCGCACTTCCGATGGCGGCGCTGGCCTTTGTCCTGGGGGCCTGGCTCGATCCCCTGGCCGGACAGAGCACGCCGTTTGACCGGCTGGCCTACCCCGCACTCGCCCTGGGGCTCATCGTCCTGGAACTGGTGCTGTGGCGCAGGCCGCGCTCCACAGACGGGGTCATCACCACGGTGGTGCTGGCGTCGTGCCTGTTCTTTCTGGGCAAGCTGATCTACATCCTTTACGCTCCCCCGTCCGGGCATTCAATCCAGGCTGAGATGTCCGAATCGTTTTTCTGGATTCCGGCCGTGTACATGCTGTCGCTGTTTATTCCCAGCCTGAGGCTGGCACGCAGCGTCACCCTGGTGTTCTTCGCGGCCATGACGCTGTGCAGCGTTGGATACGCGGCAGTCAACGGCTGGACGCCCCAGACCGGGGGCGTGCTGTTCGGGCTGACCGAATTGCTGCTGGCCAACCTCACCCTGCTGTCCCTCACCCAGGGCTTTATCGGATACAAGGACCGGCTCTCCGGCATCGAGGCCCAGGCCCAGGTGCTGCGTCGCCTGGTACACACCGATCTGCTCACGGGCCTGCCCAGCCGTCTGCGGCTGGAAGGAGAGCTCGCCGGGGCCGTGGGGCGCGGCGAGCCTTTCACTCTGCTGTTTATTGATGTAGACGGTTTCAAGATAGTCAACGATACGCTGGGCCACAGCGCGGGCGACCACGTGCTGCAGGAATTCGCCGCGCGCCTGCAGTCACCGCTGGCGCCGCAGGATCTGGCGGCCCGCGTGGGTGGGGATGAGTTCGTGGTGGTGGCCCGGGGCGGGTCGTCGGCGCGGGCCACTGCTCTGGCCCAGCGGCTGCTCACGGAGCTGGCCCTGCCCTTCACCGTGAGCGCACACCAGTTGCAGCTCAGCGCCAGCATCGGCATCAGCGTCCACCCCGAAGATGGTCAGGACGCCGCAACACTGCTGCGCCACGCGGACGCCGCGATGTATCAGATCAAGCGGTCCGGGCGCAACGGCGTGCGCCGGTTCGACGCGGCGCTTGACGAGGAACTGGAACGCACCACCCTGCTGACCCGCGAATTCCAGTCGGCGCTGCCCAGGGGGCAGCTGAGCATGATGTACCAGCCGATCTACCACCTGGAATCCGGGGAGCTGTGCAAGGTTGAGGCCCTGCTGCGCTGGACCCATCCCGAGTTCGGCGCGATTTCGCCCAGTACCTTTATTCCCATGGCGGAAGCCAGCGGCCAGATCATGCCGGTGGGCGGCTGGGTGCTGGAGCAGGCGTGCATGCAGGCCTGGCGCTGGCACCAAGACCACGGCTGGGACGGAACCGTCACAGTCAACGTCTCGCCGGTCCAGTTCGCCCAGCCCAACTTTGTCGACGAGGTCAGGCAGGCCCTGCTGCTGAGCGGGCTGCCCGCGCGCAGGTTGGAACTGGAACTGACCGAGGGCGCGGTCATGCAGCATCCGGCCCTGGTGCAGGCCGCCCTGCACGGCTTAAGGCGGCTGGGCGCAGAAATCACCATCGACGACTTCGGCACCGGGTACTCCTCGCTGGCCTACCTGCGTGACCTGCCCATCGGCTGTATCAAGATTGACCGCTCGTTTATCGAAGACCTCGCTTCGCCGCGCCGCGCGCCCCAGTACGCGGTGGCCCTGATCACCGCCATCGTCAGCATCGCACGTACCCTCGATCTGCAGGTGGTGGCCGAGGGCATCGAGACGCAGGCCCAGCTGGAGGCGGTGCGGGGGTTCGGCTGTGATTTTGCGCAGGGCTACTTTCTTGCGCGACCCATAGAAGCGCAGCGTCTGAGTGAACTGCTGGACTCCGCGCGTCCCGGCGCCCAGCCCACGCCTTCTCAACAGCTGAATTGA
- a CDS encoding FadR/GntR family transcriptional regulator, producing MTAQPIKQQKLAASAAEELLALILRGKFAAGQRLPPERTLAEQMNISRTSLRDGIARLEVLGHLEARQGNGVFVREPSAAHLTQPFQGMLARSPQSMADLLEFREMVEPQVAAQAAARATTTQIAQLRQCLERQESASARHIKLSDEDLIFHNLIAEIAGNAVVMLVLETLRTLMTSLRDQVVGDRPERTIAEHRALVDAVASASPDAARQAMLDHLRSVRLHAAPLITPALTTPPLTSQGEDNA from the coding sequence ATGACAGCGCAACCGATCAAACAGCAGAAGCTGGCTGCCAGCGCGGCCGAGGAACTTCTGGCGCTGATCCTGCGCGGCAAATTCGCGGCGGGTCAGCGGCTGCCGCCCGAGCGGACGCTGGCCGAGCAGATGAACATTTCCCGGACCAGCCTGCGCGACGGCATCGCCCGGCTGGAAGTGCTGGGACACCTCGAAGCGCGTCAGGGCAACGGCGTGTTTGTCCGCGAGCCCTCCGCGGCGCATCTGACCCAGCCGTTTCAGGGCATGCTGGCCCGCTCGCCGCAGAGCATGGCCGATCTGCTGGAGTTCCGCGAGATGGTTGAGCCGCAGGTGGCCGCCCAGGCCGCCGCGCGCGCCACGACCACGCAGATCGCCCAGTTGCGGCAGTGTCTGGAGCGGCAGGAAAGCGCCTCGGCGCGGCACATTAAGCTGAGCGACGAGGATCTTATCTTTCACAACCTGATTGCCGAGATTGCCGGCAACGCGGTCGTGATGCTGGTCCTTGAAACCCTGCGGACACTGATGACCTCTCTGCGCGATCAGGTGGTGGGTGACCGTCCAGAACGCACCATTGCCGAACACCGTGCCCTGGTGGATGCCGTGGCCAGCGCATCCCCGGACGCGGCCCGCCAGGCCATGCTTGATCATCTGCGTTCCGTCCGGCTGCACGCCGCCCCCCTCATCACCCCCGCTCTTACTACTCCCCCTCTGACCTCCCAAGGAGAAGACAATGCGTAA